A window of the Capricornis sumatraensis isolate serow.1 chromosome 9, serow.2, whole genome shotgun sequence genome harbors these coding sequences:
- the GJC2 gene encoding gap junction gamma-2 protein: MTNMSWSFLTRLLEEIHHHSTFVGKVWLTVLVVFRIVLTAVGGESIYSDEQTKFTCNTRQPGCDNVCYDAFAPLSHVRFWVFQIVVISTPSVMYLGYAVHRLARASQDERRRASRRRPGRRAPRAPLPLPPPPHPGWPEPADLGEEEPMLGLGEEDEDPGVAEGLGEDDEAEDTGAAKGAGGDTKVAGVPGPAGQHDGRRRIQREGLMRVYVAQLVARAAFEVAFLVGQYLLYGFEVRPFFACSRQPCPHVVDCFVSRPTEKTVFLLVMYVVSCLCLLLNLCEMAHLGLGSAQDAVRGRRPLPTSPGPMPRPPPCALPAAPSGLACPPDYSLVVRTAERARAQDQDLASLALQALQDRRALGDLDSPPGPGLPANARGPPKAGAPASGSGSATSGGTVGGQGRQGIKPRMGSEKGSGSSSREGKTTVWI; encoded by the coding sequence ATGACCAACATGAGCTGGAGTTTCCTGACGCGGCTGCTGGAAGAGATCCACCACCACTCCACGTTCGTGGGCAAGGTGTGGCTCACGGTGCTGGTGGTCTTCCGCATCGTGCTCACCGCCGTGGGCGGCGAGTCCATCTACTCCGATGAGCAGACCAAGTTCACGTGCAACACGCGGCAGCCAGGCTGCGACAACGTCTGCTACGACGCCTTCGCACCCCTGTCCCACGTGCGcttctgggtcttccagattGTGGTCATCTCCACGCCCTCCGTCATGTACCTGGGCTACGCTGTGCACCGCCTGGCCCGCGCCTCCCAGGATGAGCGCCGTCGCGCCTCTCGCCGCCGCCCCGGCCGCCGCGCGCCCCGCGCTCCCCTGCCGTTGCCCCCACCGCCCCACCCGGGCTGGCCCGAGCCCGCCGACCTGGGCGAGGAGGAACCCATGCTGGGTCTGGGTGAAGAGGACGAAGACCCGGGAGTGGCCGAGGGCCTGGGTGAAGATGACGAGGCTGAGGACACGGGGGCGGCCAAGGGCGCAGGAGGGGACACAAAGGTGGCTGGGGTCCCGGGTCCCGCCGGGCAGCATGACGGGCGGCGGCGCATCCAGCGCGAGGGCCTGATGCGCGTGTACGTCGCCCAGCTGGTGGCGCGGGCCGCCTTCGAGGTGGCCTTCCTGGTGGGCCAGTACCTTCTGTATGGTTTCGAGGTGCGGCCCTTCTTCGCGTGTAGCCGCCAGCCCTGTCCCCACGTGGTTGACTGCTTCGTGTCACGGCCCACCGAGAAGACGGTCTTCCTGCTGGTCATGTACGTGGTCAGCTGCCTCTGTCTGCTGCTCAACCTCTGTGAGATGGCGCACCTGGGCCTCGGCAGCGCGCAGGACGCTGTGCGCGGCCGCCGCCCACTGCCCACCTCCCCCGGCCCCATGCCCCGGCCGCCTCCGTGCGCTCTGCCCGCTGCACCTTCAGGCCTGGCCTGCCCGCCTGACTATAGCCTGGTGGTTCGCACAGCTGAGCGTGCACGCGCCCAGGACCAGGACCTGGCCAGCCTGGCCCTGCAGGCGCTGCAGGACCGGCGGGCACTCGGGGACCTTGACAGTCCACCTGGCCCGGGCCTCCCAGCGAACGCCCGGGGGCCCCCGAAGGCTGGCGCCCCTGCGTCGGGGTCTGGCAGTGCCACGTCAGGGGGCACTGTGGGGGGCCAGGGTCggcaggggatcaaacccaggatggGCTCAGAGAAAGGCAGCgggagcagcagcagggagggaaaGACCACCGTGTGGATCTGA
- the GUK1 gene encoding guanylate kinase isoform X4: MLRRPLAGLAAAALGRALSDGMSGPRPIVLSGPSGAGKSTLLKKLLQEHGSIFGFSVSHTTRDPRPGEENGKDYYFVTREVMQRDIAAGDFIEHAEFSGNLYGTSKAAVRAVQAMNRICVLDVDLQGVRTIKKTDLRPIYIFVQPPSLDVLEQRLRQRNTETEESLAKRLAAARADMESSKEPGLFDLIIVNDSLDKAYWALKEALSEEIKAAQATGQS; encoded by the exons GGATGTCAGGACCAAGGCCCATTGTCCTGAGCGGACCCTCGGGGGCTGGGAAGAGCACCCTACTGAAGAAACTCCTGCAGGAGCATGGCAGCATCTTTGGCTTCAGCGTGTCCC ACACGACAAGGGACCCGAGGCCAGGAGAGGAGAACGGCAAAG ATTACTACTTTGTGACCAGGGAGGTGATGCAGCGCGACATTGCTGCCGGAGACTTCATCGAGCACGCCGAGTTCTCAGGGAACTTGTACGGGACCAG CAAGGCCGCTGTGCGGGCCGTGCAGGCCATGAACCGCATCTGCGTGCTGGACGTGGACCTGCAGGGCGTGCGCACCATCAAGAAGACGGACCTGCGGCCCATCTACATCTTCGTGCAGCCGCCCTCACTGGATGTCCTG gagcagcggctgcggcAGCGGAACACGGAGACGGAGGAGAGCCTGGCCAAGCGCCTGGCAGCCGCCCGGGCCGACATGGAGAGCA gCAAGGAGCCCGGCCTGTTTGACCTGATCATCGTCAACGACAGTCTGGACAAGGCCTACTGGGCCCTGAAGGAGGCGCTCTCCGag GAAATAAAGGCGGCTCAAGCCACTGGTCAGTCCTGA
- the GUK1 gene encoding guanylate kinase isoform X5 translates to MSGPRPIVLSGPSGAGKSTLLKKLLQEHGSIFGFSVSHTTRDPRPGEENGKDYYFVTREVMQRDIAAGDFIEHAEFSGNLYGTSKAAVRAVQAMNRICVLDVDLQGVRTIKKTDLRPIYIFVQPPSLDVLEQRLRQRNTETEESLAKRLAAARADMESSKEPGLFDLIIVNDSLDKAYWALKEALSEEIKAAQATGQS, encoded by the exons ATGTCAGGACCAAGGCCCATTGTCCTGAGCGGACCCTCGGGGGCTGGGAAGAGCACCCTACTGAAGAAACTCCTGCAGGAGCATGGCAGCATCTTTGGCTTCAGCGTGTCCC ACACGACAAGGGACCCGAGGCCAGGAGAGGAGAACGGCAAAG ATTACTACTTTGTGACCAGGGAGGTGATGCAGCGCGACATTGCTGCCGGAGACTTCATCGAGCACGCCGAGTTCTCAGGGAACTTGTACGGGACCAG CAAGGCCGCTGTGCGGGCCGTGCAGGCCATGAACCGCATCTGCGTGCTGGACGTGGACCTGCAGGGCGTGCGCACCATCAAGAAGACGGACCTGCGGCCCATCTACATCTTCGTGCAGCCGCCCTCACTGGATGTCCTG gagcagcggctgcggcAGCGGAACACGGAGACGGAGGAGAGCCTGGCCAAGCGCCTGGCAGCCGCCCGGGCCGACATGGAGAGCA gCAAGGAGCCCGGCCTGTTTGACCTGATCATCGTCAACGACAGTCTGGACAAGGCCTACTGGGCCCTGAAGGAGGCGCTCTCCGag GAAATAAAGGCGGCTCAAGCCACTGGTCAGTCCTGA